A window from Salmo trutta chromosome 29, fSalTru1.1, whole genome shotgun sequence encodes these proteins:
- the LOC115167457 gene encoding guanylyl cyclase-activating protein 2-like, whose translation MGQNQQAQSTSEEELEVSTIQDLYRRFINECPSGSLYLHEFKRMFGVQNNNSPESQYMEGIFSAFDMNGDNTMDFIEYVAVLNLVLRGRLEDKLKWSFKVFDNDDNGRLDRHELRIIIRIIYKIKKGSVSDEAGQIHLTPEEVCDHIFQKIDENGDGEYWSTYLCILTAFSFYSGRMVMCQK comes from the exons ATGGGTCAAAATCAGCAAGCTCAGTCAACCAGCGAAGAAGAGTTGGAAGTATCGACAATTCAAGACCTCTACAGGAGGTTCATCAATGAGTGCCCCAGCGGTTCGTTGTACTTGCACGAGTTCAAAAGGATGTTTGGGGTTCAAAACAATAATTCGCCGGAATCGCAATACATGGAGGGCATATTCAGTGCGTTTGATATGAATGGG GACAACACCATGGATTTCATTGAGTATGTTGCTGTGCTAAACCTTGTGCTTCGAGGACGGCTCGAGGATAAACTCAAGTGGTCTTTCAAGGTGTTTGACAACGATGACAATGGGCGACTGGACAGGCACGAGCTGAGAATAAttattagg ATCATCTACAAGATAAAGAAAGGTTCTGTCAGTGACGAGGCAGGCCAAATCCACCTTACACCTGAAGAGGTTTGTGACCATATTTTCCAGAAAATTGACGAGAATGGTGACGGTGAGTACTGGAGCACTTATTTGTGTATTTTGACAGCCTTTAGCTTTTACTCTGGCAGGATGGTCATGTGTCAGAAATAA